The DNA segment GACCACTCGTAGCTCGCCGCCCAGTCGGGATCGAACGGCGCGAGGTCGCCGTCGACGCCCGAGAGTTCGACGTCCAGTGGTGAGAGATTGGTCCGTTCGCCGGAGCCGTGCAGCAACTCGCCGAGCGGCTCCGCGTCGACGCTCGTGAACCGGGGCGGTCCGGGGTGGTACAGCTCTCCGCGCTCGCCCGGTGGGATGGGCGTCGACATCTCCATCGGTGTGTCCGTCGTCGTTCCCGTCGGCGTGCCCGACCCGTTGTCGTTCTGACAGCCGGCGAGTGCGCCGAGACCAGCTACGCCGGCGGCGGCCAGAAGCCGCCGCCGACTGAAGCGAGGGTCATCGGTACGTGGTGCCATACCTCCGACAGAGGACTGATCGCTGATAAGGATTAATATATTCTTTCATCAAACATTCACGCCGGTCGGGAGCGAACGGGAGCGTTGATACTGCTCGACGCCACAGGGTCACGTATGGACGAGGCGGACTACGAGGAGTACCGGAACACCCTCGACGAGATCGTCGACGGTGGGGGTTGTGTGGAGACGATGACCGCCGCAGACGGGCTTCGCCGCGGGGAGACCTCACGTCGGGACCTGCTCGGTAGTGACGCGCTCGCCGGATCAGTCACGGACGTGCTCGCGGAAGTCGACGCCGAGGACGTGCGTTCGACGCTCCGAGCGGGATACGACGACCTCGAGGACGTGCGCGAGACGTTCCGTGAGACCGTCGATCCGGCTCTGTTCGACGCGCTGGCTGCGGACGGCATCGACCTCGCGATGGACGCCCTGACACTCGATCCGGCAGTCTGCCTGAAGACGTTCAGTGGAGCCGACCTGCCGGAGGCGCTGACGCTCGTCCCGAACGTCGCCGAGGACGACGTCGTCGGGCGGATCGTCGTTCGAGAGACGGTCGGGGGCGAGCGCGTGACCGTTCACGTCGTCCCCGAGTGGGACCGGTCGTACGCCGTTCGCGACGGCGGTCGGATCGTGTTGCCCGACGGGACGGCCGAGGACTGTGCGAACCCGACGGAACGCGAGACGGGGGTCGATTGCGACCCCGAACAGGCCGGCCGGACCGAGTACGTCCAGACGACCTGTGCTATCGGCGGGGAGACGTACGTCATCGAGACGCGCTGCTCGCCGGTACAGTAACCCGACGCCGTCCTCACGCCGCGACACCGAGCCACGCGACGAACACGGCCAGCCCGCCGAGCGTCGTGCTCACGAGCGCGTGAGTTCGCATGCGATCGAGCGCCGCGTGTGTGTGATCGTCGTGATCGGACAACTGGTCGATCTCGCCGCCGACCTCGCAGGACGGGAGAAAGTCCATCGCGACGTGCAGGAACACGCCCGAGGCAAACCCGAAGACTGCAGCGTTGAATGTCGCGGACTCGGGCAACGCGACCAGCGCGATAGGGATCGAGGTCAGACCGACGCCGGCCGACGGCAGCAAGATCGGCAGCGCCGACTGGCCGGCGAGCGTCGATCGGCGGGCGGCGGCGTACCCGGCCGGTCCCTTATGCGAGACAATAGAGATACCCAGCAGCAGACCGAGTTCGGGCATCGCAGCGTAGATGATACCGATGATCAGCCCCGCCGAGAGAGCGTGTGCGGCCAGTTCCGTCGCCGTGGTGTCCATCGGCAGCTCCAGATGGGTCAGCCGGTGGCCGATCGTGTGGGCGTTGTATCCGACGAGGACGCCGGTGGCGATGCCGAACCCGCCGACCTGCGCGTGCTGGGAGATGGCCTGCGGAACCAGAAAGACCGCGGCGCTGGTGATCATCGCGCCGCTCGCCAGGCCGTACCCCCAGACGAGTCGGGTCGGGTTCCGATCGCTGACGCGTGCGCCGAGCAGTGCACCGCCGGCCATCGCGCCAAAGGCGATCCAGGCAATCGCGAGCAGTTTCCACCGCCCGGTGACGACCGCCAGCACCGAAACCGCGAGAAACGCCACGACCGAGGCGTAGCCCAGGATCGCCTCGCCGTCGGTCAGATATCCGCGCCGTGCTGCCGATGTTCCTTCCATTCGTAGTCCGCGCCGACTGTCCCCACGTCTGCCGGGTACGCTCAAAAGGACTTCGATGAAAAAGGCCGCTACTCTCGTCCGTACCGCCCGTGGATCGCGCGCCCCCAGCAGTTTGGCACGTGATTTATGCCGGTTGGCGGCGGTATGTCAGGTGATGCAATCGCTTTCGGACCAGCAGGTCGTGGTTGTCGGTGGCGGGATCGGGGGACTCTCCACTGCGTGTTATCTCGCCGACGCCGGCGCGGACGTGACGCTGCTGGAGAAAAACGGACAGCTGGGTGGCCGGGCGAGCCGACTCGAAAGAGAGGGGTTCGTCTTCGACATGGGGCCGTCGTGGTATCTCATGCCCGACGTCTTCGAGCGGTTTTTCGGCCACTTCGACCGCACTCCTGAGGAGTTCTACGAGCTGGAGCGACTCGATCCACACTACCGAATCTTCTTCAAGGACGGAGAAGCCTCGGACGATGGTGCCGAGACGGGCAGACGGAGTGACAAGGTCGATATCAGCCCCAATCGAGCGGAAAACCGCGAACTGTTCGAGTCGATCGAACCGGGCGCTGGCGAGGCCTTCGATTCGTATCTATCGACCAGCGAAACCCACTACGAGACCGCGATGGAGAAGTTCGTCTACGAGGACCGCTCGCGACTCCGGGATTGGATCGACCCAGACGTGATGCGAGCGGCGCCGATCGGCCTGCAACTGATCGGCTCGATGCAGAGCCACGTCTCGGACTATTTCCAGCATCCCCGGCTCCAGCAGATCATGCAGTACACGCTGGTCTTTTTGGGTGGTTCGCCGAAGAACACCCCCGCGCTGTACAACATGATGAGCCACGTCGATTTCAATCTCGGTGTCTACTACCCCGTTCCGAAAAACGGCGACGGACCCGGCGGGGTCGGCGTGGTCGTCGACGCCATCGTCGACCTGGCCGAACAGCTCGGCGTCACCTTTGAGACCAACAGCGAGGTCGGCGAGATCACCCGGCGCAAGGACGCCTTCCACGTCGAGACGGTCGACGGAGACGTCTACCGCCCGGACCGTGTGGTGGTCAACGCCGACTACCGCCACGCCGAACAGGAACTGATGCCCGAGCACGAGCGCCAGTACGACGAATCCTACTGGGCGGATCGGACCTACGCCCCCTCTGCGTTTCTGATGTATCTGGGCGTCGAGGGTGACGTCGAGGAGCTGGCCCATCACACGCTCGTCCTACCGGAAGACTGGGATCCGCACTTCGATCAGATCTTCGAGCGCCCGGCCTGGCCGGACGATCCCGCCTACTACCTCTGTGTCCCCTCCAAGACCGACGAGGCCGTCGCCCCCGAGGGCCACAGCAACCTCTTCGTGCTCGTCCCGATCGCTCCCGGGCTTCGTGACACCGACGCCCTCCGAGAGCGTTACCGCGAGCAGATACTCGAAGACGTCGCGACGAACACCGGCGTCGATCTCCGGGATCGAATCGTCGTCGAGGAGACCTTCGCAGTCGACGACTTCGTCGACCGGTACAACGCGACGGAGGGAACGGCCCTTGGACTGGCCCACACGCTCCGCCAGACCGCACTCCTGCGGCCGAACAACCGTTCGTCGGCGGTCGACGGCCTGTATTTCACGGGCTCGTTCACCACGCCCGGGATCGGCGTCCCGATGACGCTGATCAGCGGCCAGCACGCCGCCGAGGCTCTCGTCGACGACCTGTGAGTTGACGCATGCCGGATCTTAGCCTGGAGAAACGACTCGGTGGCGCGCTCCCGTCCGAGGAGTCCTCGCTGGGGTATCTGTTCTGGCTCTCCCGACCGCGCTTCTGGCTGTACCTGGCCGGCCCGGTGATCGTCGGGGTCGCCTACGCCGCCGACTCGCCCGCCGAGTTGTTCTCGCCGCTCGCCGTCGCGCTGTTCGCGTACTTCCTCGTCCCGGCGAACGTCTACCTCTACGGGATCAACGACGTCTTCGACGCCGATATCGACGAAGTCAATCCCAAGAAAGACGACAAGGAAGTCCGATACGAGGGCGGGCCGCTGGTGATCCTGTCGGTGTTCGCCGCCGGCGCTGTCGGACTCGTGTTGATTCCGTTCCTGGGCCCGGCGGCGCTAGTCCCGTTCGGGCTGTTTTACCTGCTGGCGACAGAATACAGCGCGCCGCCGTTGCGATTTAAAACGACGCCGATCCTCGATTCGATCTCGAACGGGCTGTACGCGCTGCCGGGGATCGCCGCCTACGCCGCGATCGCGGGGCAGTACCCGCCGATGGCAGCGATCGTGGGGGGTTGGCTGTGGACGATGGCGATGCACACCTTCAGCGCGATCCCCGATATCGAACCGGACCGGAACGCCGGAATCAGAACGACAGCGACGCTGTTGGGCAAAGAGTGGACCTACGCCTACTGTGGGGCCGTCTGGCTGGCCGCCGCCGTCGGGTTCGCGCTCGTACATCCGTTCCTCGGGGCCGTCCTCGGGGTCTACCCGCTGCTCGTGGTCGTGATCGCGCTCGCGGACGTCCCGGTCGATCGCGCGTACTGGTGGTATCCGGCGATCAACACGGTCGTCGGCGCGGTGTTGACGATGGCGGCGCTGTGGGTGATGCTGTATGCCTGAGTCGCCGTTCCCGCCGCTTGAACGCCGCGACCGGGCCGGCGTCGAGGCCTGGCTCGACCGACTGGTCGCGGAGAACCGCTTTACGATCGCGGTGGTCTTTCCGGTCGTCGGGGCAATATCGCTGTACGCCTCGGCGATGGGGTGGTATCCCGACCCGATCTCGTTTATGTCGTTCAACCCGTGGTTCATCCTGCTGGGCGTGATCGTCATGCGCCTGCCGCTGGTCGCCGGACTCGCGCCGCTGGTGGATCGGCGGGCCGCGATCGCGCTGGGGGCCGTGACGGCCTACGCGTTCGGGATCGAGATGCTCGGCGTCTCGACGGGCTGGCCCTACGGCGCCTTCGAGTACGGGATCGATCTCGGGCCGATGCTCGCGGGGCTCGTTCCGGTCGGTCTGCCCGTGTTCTTCTTCCCGCTGGTGCTCAACAGCTACCTGCTCGATCTGCTGTTGCTCGGGGAGAAAGCCCGTTCGGCGGCCGTCCGACTACCCGCGGTGATCGGGACGGTGCTTTTGATGGACCTCGTGTTGGACCCGGCGGCCGTCGGACTGGGCTTTTGGGCCTACGACGGTGGCGGGGCCTACTACGGTGTCCCGTGGTCGAACTACGCCGGCTGGGTGCTCTCGGCGACGGTCTCGGTCGTCCTGTTCGATCTCGCCTTCGACAGCGAGGCGTTGTCCGAGCGACTGCGGACCTGTCCGTTTATGCTTGATGACCTGGTCAGCTTCGTCATCCTCTGGGGGGCGATCAACGCCGCGTTCGGCAACTGGGTCCCCGTCGGGCTGGCAGCGCTGTTGGGCTCGGGTCTGCTCGTCACTGATCGGTTCGATTTCGACGTCCGGGATACGATTCCCGGAGCGGGCTGGGCGCGGCCGCGGAAGGGTGACTGATCGTACCGATATCAGGCACTGGTTCCGATGCAATATCGACACGCGTTTGTCGCGTCCGACCCAATTGCGAGCGATGACAGCGCTATTTTCTTCACTCAATCTCAGAGAGACGTCGATCCCCAATCGCGTGATGGTATCGCCGATGTGTCAGTACTCCTGTGAGCAACGGGACGGACTGGCCACCGAGTGGCACCGCACTCATCTCGGTTCGCGTGCGGTCGGTGGCGCCGGACTCGTGATGAGCGAGGCGACCGCTGTCGAGCCTCGTGGCCGCATCTCCCCCGAGGATCTGGGTATCTGGAGTGACGAGCACGCCGAGGCGCTCGAACCGATCACCGAGTTCATCCGCGAGCAGGGCTCGGTGCCGGGCATCCAGCTGGCGCACGCCGGCCGCAAGGCTTCGACGTCCCGACCCTGGGAGGACCACGGCCCGGTCGCTCCGGAGGACGGCGGCTGGACGGTCGTCGGTCCGACCGACGAACCGTGGCCCTACGACGACGAGGCGCCCTCGACCGAGCGGCTCACACCCGAAGACATCGAGTCGGTCGTCGGGTCGTTCCGCACGGCCGCCGAGCGCGCGCTCGCGGCCGGCTTCGAGGTCGCCGAGGTCCACGCCGCTCACGGCTACCTGATCCACGAGTTCCTCTCGCCGGTGACCAACACCCGCGGGGACGCCTACGGCGGTGGCTTCGAGGGCCGGACGCGTCTCGCGCGCGAGGTCACGGCGGCCGTTCGAGAGGTCTGGCCCGACGACAAGCCGGTCTTCGTTCGGATCTCCGCGACTGACTGGCTGCCCGACCGCGAATCTTGGACCGTCGCGGACTCAGTCCGGCTGGCTGACCGGCTCGCCGACCTCGGCGCTGACCTGATCGACGTCAGCGCCGGCGGCATCCATCCCGAGTCGAGCCCCGAGCGGGCCGGGCCGAACTATCAGGTCCGCTACGCCGAACGGGTCCGCGAAGAGACCGACCGGGAAGTCGCAGTCGGCGCTGTCGGCGGGATCACCACGCCCGAACAGGCCGAGGCGGTCGTCGCCAACGAACGGGCAGACATGGCGATCGTCGGCCGCGAACACCTGCGGGACCCCTACTTTACGCTACGGGCCGCCGAGGCGCTGGACGCGACCGACGAGATCGAGGGGCCGCCACAGTACCGGCGGGCGTTCGGGTTCTGATACTGCGAGCTAACCGTCCGAGACGAAAAGCCGGATTCGCATCGCCCTCACGTCGTGAGAGGGTCGCTCTGCCAGCCCGGATCCTCGCCGGTCCGTTCGAGGATGTCTGCCCGACACGCGGGGCAGTAATCGGGCGTCACTGATTCGCTCCGGGGAACGTACACCGCGCCGCCGCACTCCACGCATGCGTCCGTGACGATCGTCACACAGTCCGCACAGAGGTTGAAGTCGTCCACTGTGAGGTCGCGCAGGGGTTCGAGTTGTTTGTCCAAGGTGTACTCGTCGATGACCGCCTGACAGCGTTGGCACGGTTTCATAGCGATGCAACTTGTCCCATGTGACCAATACTCAAGTATCTACCCCCTTGAACAGCGGTGGTCGTGGTACCGTGACGCGCGGACGGAACAGCGGTGGTCGTGGTACCGCGACCCTCGGAAGTGTTATCCCCGGCAGACCCCTCTGTCTTCTCGTAATGGCAAACGGTACGGTTGACTTCTTCAACGACACAGGCGGCTACGGCTTCATTTCGACTGACAGCGACGAAGTGGACGATGACGAAGACGTGTTCTTCCACATGGAAGACGTCGGCGGTCCGGACCTCGAGGAGGGGCAGGACGTCGAGTTCGACATCGAATCATCCCCCAAGGGACCGCGCGCGACGAATCTCGTCCGCCAGGACTAACGACCGGTAGCCGTCGCTTGTCGCGATGGACACCGACGTCACTTCTCTCAGACCTCAGCTTGAATAGCCGAAGGTCCAACCCTGGGCTTTCTTTTCGACAGCGACCCACGTACCACCGATGAGTGTCATCGAGGACGTACACGACGATCACGGGGCGACGTTTCGCGAACTCGACGGTCGTCGCATCGTCGCCGAGTACGGCCGCCCCGAGCGGACCCACCGGGCGGTCCGGAACGTCGCCGGCGTGATCGAGATGGGATACGACATCCGCGTCGTGACCGGGGCCGATCGCGTCCCCGCGGTCGAGGCGGCACTCACAACTGCGGTACCCAACACAGATGGCGAGGGCTGTCGTGGGTTCGTCCTCGATGGCGGCACGATCGCCGCGGAAGCAGCCGTCTACAACGCCGGCGACCGACTGCTCGTCGTTCTCTCGGCCGGCCAGGGAGACGTACTAACTGACGCCGTTGCAGAACGGAGCGTGACAGTCTCAGACGCGACAGACGGGATGGCCGTCTTCGGCGTTCACGGCGGGCAGGCGACCGAGAAGATCGCCAGCGTCCTCTCGACCGGCGGCGGCGCGCCCGAGCCGGCCCACACCTTCACCCGCGGGTCGATGGGCGACGAAGGGGTGACCGTAATCGCGGGCGACGCCCCGACCGGCGAGGAAGGCTACGAGGTGGTCTGTGCGGCCGAGGACGCAAAGCGGGTGTTCGACACGCTGGTCAACCGCGGGCTGAACGCGACGCCCTTCGGCTACCGGACCTGGGAGTCGCTGACCCTGGAAGCCGGGACGCCGCTGTTCGAGTCGGAACTCGCCGACTGCGATCCGGCGATTCTCTCCAGGGGTGGTGCCGACGGCCGACGACTGATCGGCCTGACCTGCGAGCGAGTTCCCGAGGCCGGGGCCGCGGTCTACGACGACCACGACCGGCAAATCGGAACCGTCACTCGCGCGGTCGAGAGCCCGACACTGGGCGAGCCGATCGCCTTCGCTCTCGTGACGGACGACCCGGCAGGCGCCGAGACGCCGGAGGGGCGAGTCGACGCCGAACGTGCGAGGTTACCGTTCGTCGAGAGCGGTGCGCGGTCGGGACGGTTGCCGGAGCGGTAGGGCCGGAACGGTATCGAGGTGCCTGCCTACGACCGCGAGAGCATCGCCCGCAGTTGCTCTCGCGAGAAGAGCGTCGAGGGCTCGTCCATATGGACGCCGATCTCGCCGGCAAACAGCGACAGGCCCACCCGCTGGACGGTCTGGGGGAGCGAGTAGGCACGTCGGATCCACGCGCCGAGCCGGATCTCACGGCCGAGGTCCGACCGCCAGGCAGCCTCGTACGCCGAAAGCGTCCCCGGACGGCGGGGATCGACCGTCTCGGCGGCGTGGTCGGCCGCGACCATGCCGTAGCGGATCCCGCCGCCGGTGAAGGGCTTGGTCTGGGCGGCGGCGTCGCCCAGCAGGAACGCACGGCGGGAGGTCACGCTGTCGGGCGGGCCGATGGGGATCAGTCCCGAACAGCGGTTGGTCGTCGCCGCGCCGTAACTGTCAGTGAATGCGTCGAACCACTCGCCGACCTCGGCGCCCGGTTCGGCGGCCAGTCCGTACTCGACGCCTGCCGCTCCGCGGGGGATCCGCCAGGCGAAGAATCCGGGGACTGTCAGGTGTACGTCCACGAAGTCTTGATCGTCAGCCACCTCCTCGAAGCCGAGCACGCCGTGGAGCAACTCCCCGGGTTCGGGAAGCCCGACCTCCGAACGGACTTTCGACCGGGGGCCGTCGGCGCCGGCGACCATCCGCGCCCGGTGGGTCTCGACCCCGTCAGGTCCTCTGACTGTGACCGCGACGTGATCAGAGTGCTCCTCGACAGCAGTCACGGTATGGTGCTCGCGCAGGTCGGCCCCGACGTCCCGTGCCGCGTCCGCGAGCCACCGATCGAGCCCCACCCGATCGATGACGTTCGAGACGACTTCGTCCTTGTAGAACGGGTAGGGATCGCTCTCCGGACCACCGAGCCGAAAGCGCGCGCCGTAGATCTCGTTCTGGAGGAGGTCCTCGCGAGCGCCGTCGGGGGTAAACTCCCAGACGTCAGTGGAGACGTGGCCCGAGCACGCCAGGGGCTCGCCGACGGTTCCCTGCTCGAAGACGAGCACGTCCCACCCTGCCTCGGCGGCCCGGCGAGCAAAGCGGGAGCCG comes from the Halapricum desulfuricans genome and includes:
- a CDS encoding DUF7571 family protein — its product is MKPCQRCQAVIDEYTLDKQLEPLRDLTVDDFNLCADCVTIVTDACVECGGAVYVPRSESVTPDYCPACRADILERTGEDPGWQSDPLTT
- a CDS encoding geranylgeranyl reductase family protein; the encoded protein is MHDFLVVGAGPAGSRFARRAAEAGWDVLVFEQGTVGEPLACSGHVSTDVWEFTPDGAREDLLQNEIYGARFRLGGPESDPYPFYKDEVVSNVIDRVGLDRWLADAARDVGADLREHHTVTAVEEHSDHVAVTVRGPDGVETHRARMVAGADGPRSKVRSEVGLPEPGELLHGVLGFEEVADDQDFVDVHLTVPGFFAWRIPRGAAGVEYGLAAEPGAEVGEWFDAFTDSYGAATTNRCSGLIPIGPPDSVTSRRAFLLGDAAAQTKPFTGGGIRYGMVAADHAAETVDPRRPGTLSAYEAAWRSDLGREIRLGAWIRRAYSLPQTVQRVGLSLFAGEIGVHMDEPSTLFSREQLRAMLSRS
- a CDS encoding prenyltransferase yields the protein MPDLSLEKRLGGALPSEESSLGYLFWLSRPRFWLYLAGPVIVGVAYAADSPAELFSPLAVALFAYFLVPANVYLYGINDVFDADIDEVNPKKDDKEVRYEGGPLVILSVFAAGAVGLVLIPFLGPAALVPFGLFYLLATEYSAPPLRFKTTPILDSISNGLYALPGIAAYAAIAGQYPPMAAIVGGWLWTMAMHTFSAIPDIEPDRNAGIRTTATLLGKEWTYAYCGAVWLAAAVGFALVHPFLGAVLGVYPLLVVVIALADVPVDRAYWWYPAINTVVGAVLTMAALWVMLYA
- a CDS encoding glycine cleavage T C-terminal barrel domain-containing protein, which codes for MSVIEDVHDDHGATFRELDGRRIVAEYGRPERTHRAVRNVAGVIEMGYDIRVVTGADRVPAVEAALTTAVPNTDGEGCRGFVLDGGTIAAEAAVYNAGDRLLVVLSAGQGDVLTDAVAERSVTVSDATDGMAVFGVHGGQATEKIASVLSTGGGAPEPAHTFTRGSMGDEGVTVIAGDAPTGEEGYEVVCAAEDAKRVFDTLVNRGLNATPFGYRTWESLTLEAGTPLFESELADCDPAILSRGGADGRRLIGLTCERVPEAGAAVYDDHDRQIGTVTRAVESPTLGEPIAFALVTDDPAGAETPEGRVDAERARLPFVESGARSGRLPER
- the cruF gene encoding bisanhydrobacterioruberin hydratase; translated protein: MPESPFPPLERRDRAGVEAWLDRLVAENRFTIAVVFPVVGAISLYASAMGWYPDPISFMSFNPWFILLGVIVMRLPLVAGLAPLVDRRAAIALGAVTAYAFGIEMLGVSTGWPYGAFEYGIDLGPMLAGLVPVGLPVFFFPLVLNSYLLDLLLLGEKARSAAVRLPAVIGTVLLMDLVLDPAAVGLGFWAYDGGGAYYGVPWSNYAGWVLSATVSVVLFDLAFDSEALSERLRTCPFMLDDLVSFVILWGAINAAFGNWVPVGLAALLGSGLLVTDRFDFDVRDTIPGAGWARPRKGD
- a CDS encoding ZIP family metal transporter, whose product is MEGTSAARRGYLTDGEAILGYASVVAFLAVSVLAVVTGRWKLLAIAWIAFGAMAGGALLGARVSDRNPTRLVWGYGLASGAMITSAAVFLVPQAISQHAQVGGFGIATGVLVGYNAHTIGHRLTHLELPMDTTATELAAHALSAGLIIGIIYAAMPELGLLLGISIVSHKGPAGYAAARRSTLAGQSALPILLPSAGVGLTSIPIALVALPESATFNAAVFGFASGVFLHVAMDFLPSCEVGGEIDQLSDHDDHTHAALDRMRTHALVSTTLGGLAVFVAWLGVAA
- a CDS encoding phytoene desaturase family protein, with product MQSLSDQQVVVVGGGIGGLSTACYLADAGADVTLLEKNGQLGGRASRLEREGFVFDMGPSWYLMPDVFERFFGHFDRTPEEFYELERLDPHYRIFFKDGEASDDGAETGRRSDKVDISPNRAENRELFESIEPGAGEAFDSYLSTSETHYETAMEKFVYEDRSRLRDWIDPDVMRAAPIGLQLIGSMQSHVSDYFQHPRLQQIMQYTLVFLGGSPKNTPALYNMMSHVDFNLGVYYPVPKNGDGPGGVGVVVDAIVDLAEQLGVTFETNSEVGEITRRKDAFHVETVDGDVYRPDRVVVNADYRHAEQELMPEHERQYDESYWADRTYAPSAFLMYLGVEGDVEELAHHTLVLPEDWDPHFDQIFERPAWPDDPAYYLCVPSKTDEAVAPEGHSNLFVLVPIAPGLRDTDALRERYREQILEDVATNTGVDLRDRIVVEETFAVDDFVDRYNATEGTALGLAHTLRQTALLRPNNRSSAVDGLYFTGSFTTPGIGVPMTLISGQHAAEALVDDL
- a CDS encoding cold-shock protein, producing MANGTVDFFNDTGGYGFISTDSDEVDDDEDVFFHMEDVGGPDLEEGQDVEFDIESSPKGPRATNLVRQD
- a CDS encoding NADH:flavin oxidoreductase/NADH oxidase, coding for MTALFSSLNLRETSIPNRVMVSPMCQYSCEQRDGLATEWHRTHLGSRAVGGAGLVMSEATAVEPRGRISPEDLGIWSDEHAEALEPITEFIREQGSVPGIQLAHAGRKASTSRPWEDHGPVAPEDGGWTVVGPTDEPWPYDDEAPSTERLTPEDIESVVGSFRTAAERALAAGFEVAEVHAAHGYLIHEFLSPVTNTRGDAYGGGFEGRTRLAREVTAAVREVWPDDKPVFVRISATDWLPDRESWTVADSVRLADRLADLGADLIDVSAGGIHPESSPERAGPNYQVRYAERVREETDREVAVGAVGGITTPEQAEAVVANERADMAIVGREHLRDPYFTLRAAEALDATDEIEGPPQYRRAFGF